A window of Thermodesulfobacteriota bacterium genomic DNA:
GAATGAAGTTTTCGGAGCCTAACCTGGCAGTATTAAAACAGATTGAATGTCAACCTGAAAAAAAACATAACACTTTTTTCGGAATGCCTGATAAATGGTATGATCATAATAAAGGATTGATCACTAAGGCAGAGGTAAGAGCTGTTACTCTTTCCAAACTGCGAATTTTACCTGAACATTTTTTATGGGATTTAGGCGCAGGAAGTGGTTCCATTGCTGTTGAAGCATCAATTCTTGCAAATAATGGGATGACATTTGCTGTAGAGCAAAAGAAAGAAAGGGTGAAGCAAATCGATAATAACAGGAAGCGCTTTAGAATAAAAAACATGAAAGTAATAGAAGCAACGCTTCCAAGGGGACTTGAAAAGCTGCCTGAGCCGGATAGGATATTTATAGGAGGAGGCGGACGAAATCTAAAAAATATTATAAATGCTGCTGCAAGTTATCTTAAACCTGACGGAATAATTGTTATTAATACGATACTTATCCCATCAATTGAGACTGCTCTGGAAACATTGAAGCAACTTGATTTTAAAACAGATATAGTCCAGGTCCAAATCAGCAGGTCTAAAGAAATGTCCTGGGGAGAAATGCTTGAGGCTGAAAACCCGGTATGGATAATTACAGGTATGAAGACAGATGGTAGCCATTCACGGCTTGAAACTTGAAATTGGAAAGTAGAAATTCGGGAGAAAAGTATGAAAACCAAATTTCCAATTTCATAACGCTGACTAATGCCTTCAAACAGCGACCCACTTAAAATCGGATCACCTGAATGCTCATTTTGGCATATTCTTCAACAGACTAAATTAATAAAAATATGAAAATCACGCCGAATATTAAAAATAATGGTAGCCATGTATCGCATCCTGTAATATTCGTAGGGGCAGGACCTGGTGATCCCGAGTTGATAACTGTTAAGGGACAACGAGCCCTTGCTGATGCAGATCTTGTTATTTATGCGGGTTCTCTTGTGCCTGAAGCTGTATTAAAATGGACAAAACCTGGAACAAAGGTTTTAAACAGTGCTTCCATGAACCTTGAAGAGATTGTAGGTGAAATGGAAAAAGCTCAAAGAGATGGAAAACGGGTCGTTCGCCTGCATACAGGAGATCCGAGCCTTTATGGCGCTATATTTGAACAGATGGCAAAGCTGGATAAAATTTCGATCCCCTATGAAGTCATTCCTGGAGTAACCGCTGCTTTTGCCGCTGCAGCAGCCATGAAAATCGAATATACCATGCCTGAGGTTTCACAGACACTTATTTTAACCCGTATGGCCGGTAGAACACCTGTACCTGAAAATGAAGCGCTGGAATCACTTGCAGAGCATAAAGCTTCCATAGCAATTTATCTTAGCATATCCATGGTTGACGAGGTGGCGAGGATACTTGAAAAAGCATATGGAAAAGATGCAACGTGTGCAGTTGTTTTCCGTGTCAGTCAGCCGGAAGAAAAGATTATTTTTACACATCCCGGGAAGTTGCCTGATATAGTAAGAAAAGAGAAAATAACCAGCCACGCCCTTATTATAGTCTCAAGAGTGATGGATATTGATAAAAATGAAGTGAGATTTAAGTCTAAACTATATGATAAGGATTTTTCACACGGGTATAGAAAGAAGAAAAAGGATAAAATCGCCCTGTGGGCTGTAACACCTAAAGGCGCAGTCCTTGCTAAAAAAATTTCAGAGAGTATGCCGGATACCGAATTGCACCTTTCTGATAATTTGAATATAAATGATATCCGGGTTTCTTATTCTGAAAGACTGTCCGATGCTGTATCAAGGGAGTTTCATGCATACAGTGGGCATATTTTTCTCATGTCAACAGGTATTGTAATGCGACTTGTATCTTCACATCTAAAAAGTAAAACGACTGATCCGGCAGTAGTTGTAATAGATGAGCTTGGGCAGCATGTAATCAGTCTTGTTTCCGGTCATATCGGTGGGGCAAATGAACTTGCGATAAAGGTTGCAGTGTTAACAGGAGCTGAACCTGTTATAACCACAGCTACGGATGTAAACGATGTGCCTGCGATTGATGTTCTGGCTAAGCAGCTCAACCTTTTCATAGAAAATCCGGAAGCTATAAAAAAGATAAACATGGCATTCCTTAATGAAAAGAAAATATATCTCCACGATCCATACGAATTGTTGTGTGGAAGTATAGATTCATCATATATTTATAAAGATGTTAATAAAGAAAAAAATATGGGAAATAAAGATATTTCCTGTGTCTATATAGATGACATTCTGGCCGATCTTTCAAAACAAACGCTGATATTAAGACCCGGATCACTTGTTGCAGGAATTGGATGCAACAGTAATACATCGATGAATGAAATAAAGGGATTTTTTGGAGAAGTACTTGAAGAATCAAAGCTTGCAATAGCCAGCGTGATACGTATTGCTACGATTAACTTGAAAGCTGATGAACCGGGGCTGATAGCTTTTGCA
This region includes:
- the cbiE gene encoding precorrin-6y C5,15-methyltransferase (decarboxylating) subunit CbiE; amino-acid sequence: MKPVSVIGVGLTPEDLTAKHLKIIKDAAVLVGGKRHLEYFKDYTADKKEISKDLKGVIRYIKSKMGRKNVVVLASGDPLFFGIGSLLIKSLGTDNVVIYPNISTIAAAFSRIKEPWNDVSVVSLHGRDSEIELFKLIASKDKIAVYTDPEKNPAWIAKLLIKKNIIDFNICVFEKLGTSSERFKWYTIKKAAGMKFSEPNLAVLKQIECQPEKKHNTFFGMPDKWYDHNKGLITKAEVRAVTLSKLRILPEHFLWDLGAGSGSIAVEASILANNGMTFAVEQKKERVKQIDNNRKRFRIKNMKVIEATLPRGLEKLPEPDRIFIGGGGRNLKNIINAAASYLKPDGIIVINTILIPSIETALETLKQLDFKTDIVQVQISRSKEMSWGEMLEAENPVWIITGMKTDGSHSRLET
- the cobM gene encoding precorrin-4 C(11)-methyltransferase — encoded protein: MKITPNIKNNGSHVSHPVIFVGAGPGDPELITVKGQRALADADLVIYAGSLVPEAVLKWTKPGTKVLNSASMNLEEIVGEMEKAQRDGKRVVRLHTGDPSLYGAIFEQMAKLDKISIPYEVIPGVTAAFAAAAAMKIEYTMPEVSQTLILTRMAGRTPVPENEALESLAEHKASIAIYLSISMVDEVARILEKAYGKDATCAVVFRVSQPEEKIIFTHPGKLPDIVRKEKITSHALIIVSRVMDIDKNEVRFKSKLYDKDFSHGYRKKKKDKIALWAVTPKGAVLAKKISESMPDTELHLSDNLNINDIRVSYSERLSDAVSREFHAYSGHIFLMSTGIVMRLVSSHLKSKTTDPAVVVIDELGQHVISLVSGHIGGANELAIKVAVLTGAEPVITTATDVNDVPAIDVLAKQLNLFIENPEAIKKINMAFLNEKKIYLHDPYELLCGSIDSSYIYKDVNKEKNMGNKDISCVYIDDILADLSKQTLILRPGSLVAGIGCNSNTSMNEIKGFFGEVLEESKLAIASVIRIATINLKADEPGLIAFAEDLSLPIVFYEKEELNGAVGIKRPSAMVAKHTGAESVCEAAAILASNNGKLIVEKHSIRNVTVAIARISFT